A part of Arthrobacter dokdonellae genomic DNA contains:
- a CDS encoding lipase maturation factor family protein, with the protein MDWLGGWFGTADFGLGRLVLQRGVAAIFVIAFVSGALQFPALLGEHGLLPVPRYLARVVRLPGPTLFRWRYSDRLLRAVAWTGAVLGLSVVAGLPQRGPAWVPLLVFAAMWLLYMSIVNVGQVFYGFGWEILLLEAGFVTAFLGSDQTTTPAITLFALRWLVFRLEFGAGLIKMRGDPAWRDLTALYYHHETQPMPNPLSWWFHHLPKPLHKAEVLGNHVAQLVVPFFLFAPQPVATVAAVVIIATQCWLVLSGNFAWLNAITIILAFSAVSTPALAVFPAGAAGAGTAEGVLGMPAWFAVVVLAMGVLMLALSWWPLRNLFSRNQVMNGSFNRWRLANAYGAFGSITRERYEVVVEGTAGDPETGPWLEYGFRGKPGDPGRMPRQFAPYHLRLDWLMWFLALGSPGLNWFVPFLNKLLDADPATLKLLRRDPFGGERPAWVRARVFSCRFTTWRQRRETGDWWVREPLGDFVPPISRSG; encoded by the coding sequence ATGGACTGGTTGGGCGGCTGGTTTGGCACTGCGGACTTCGGGCTGGGGCGGCTTGTGCTCCAGCGCGGCGTCGCGGCCATCTTTGTCATTGCCTTTGTCTCAGGCGCCCTGCAGTTCCCGGCGCTGCTGGGCGAGCACGGCCTGCTGCCCGTGCCGCGTTACCTGGCCCGCGTGGTGCGCCTTCCCGGCCCCACGCTCTTTCGATGGCGGTACTCGGACCGGCTCCTGCGCGCCGTGGCGTGGACGGGCGCCGTGCTGGGACTCTCGGTGGTGGCGGGGCTTCCCCAGCGCGGGCCGGCCTGGGTGCCCCTGCTGGTGTTTGCGGCGATGTGGCTGCTGTACATGTCGATCGTCAACGTCGGACAGGTGTTTTACGGGTTCGGCTGGGAAATCCTGCTGCTGGAGGCCGGCTTTGTGACCGCCTTCCTGGGCTCTGACCAGACCACGACGCCGGCCATCACCTTGTTTGCCCTCCGCTGGCTGGTGTTCCGGCTGGAGTTTGGCGCCGGACTGATCAAGATGCGCGGCGACCCCGCGTGGCGTGACTTGACGGCGCTGTACTACCACCACGAGACCCAGCCCATGCCCAACCCGCTGAGCTGGTGGTTCCACCACCTGCCCAAGCCGCTGCACAAGGCCGAGGTGCTCGGCAACCACGTCGCGCAGCTGGTGGTGCCGTTTTTCCTGTTCGCCCCGCAGCCGGTGGCCACCGTGGCCGCCGTCGTCATCATCGCCACGCAGTGCTGGCTGGTGCTTTCAGGGAACTTTGCGTGGCTGAATGCCATCACCATCATCCTGGCCTTTTCCGCGGTGTCCACGCCGGCGCTGGCGGTCTTTCCGGCGGGTGCAGCGGGGGCCGGCACGGCGGAAGGGGTGCTGGGAATGCCGGCCTGGTTCGCCGTCGTCGTGCTGGCCATGGGGGTGCTGATGCTGGCGCTGAGCTGGTGGCCGCTGCGGAACCTGTTCTCCCGGAACCAGGTGATGAACGGCAGCTTCAACCGGTGGCGGCTGGCGAATGCCTACGGCGCGTTTGGTTCCATCACGCGCGAACGCTACGAGGTGGTGGTCGAGGGGACCGCCGGGGATCCCGAGACCGGGCCGTGGCTGGAGTACGGCTTCCGGGGCAAACCGGGGGATCCGGGCCGCATGCCACGCCAATTTGCGCCCTACCACCTGCGGCTCGACTGGCTCATGTGGTTCCTGGCGTTGGGTTCGCCGGGACTGAACTGGTTTGTGCCCTTCCTGAACAAGCTGCTGGACGCCGACCCGGCCACCTTGAAGCTGCTGCGCCGCGACCCGTTTGGCGGCGAGCGGCCGGCGTGGGTGCGGGCGCGCGTGTTCAGCTGCCGCTTCACCACCTGGCGCCAGCGCCGCGAGACGGGTGACTGGTGGGTGCGCGAGCCGCTGGGCGACTTTGTGCCGCCCATCAGCCGCAGCGGGTGA